In a genomic window of Trichoderma atroviride chromosome 4, complete sequence:
- a CDS encoding uncharacterized protein (EggNog:ENOG41), whose amino-acid sequence MNDNDRDKLGRFFAVYCQFNYDPQEPSATAYSRLVAFYGWKTDSKKERKARKGFQKALADQFEQLYGHDDNKLDVLQILCGKIGISPVPNTITSCKKAIQKYHVNIYDFIDSERTGEPVRKFTNLRKFQAYTEDNGKVFPKKKAKSNALLRFLLRPVF is encoded by the exons ATGAATGACAACGACCGAGACAAGCTCGGCCGCTTTTTTGCCGTCTATTGTCAATTCAATTACGACCCGCAAGAGCCATCGGCGACCGCCTACAGCCGCCTCGTTGCTTTTTACGGATGGAAGACGGATAGCAAAAAGGAACGAAAAGCCAGAAAGGGGTTTCAAAAGGCGCTTGCAGACCAATTTGAGCAGCTGTATGGTCACGACGACAACAAGCTGGACGTGCTGCAGATACTTTGCGGCAAGATTGGAATCTCTCCTGTTCCAAACACCATCACGTCGTGCAAAAAG GCCATACAAAAGTATCACGTCAATATCTACGACTTTATTGACTCCGAGCGAACTGGCGAGCCTGTTCGAAAGTTTACAAACTTGCGGAAGTTTCAAGCATACACGGAGGACAATGGCAAGGTCtttccaaagaagaaggcgaagagtAACGCGCTGTTGAGGTTCCTTCTTCGTCCTGTCTTTTAG
- a CDS encoding uncharacterized protein (EggNog:ENOG41~SECRETED:SignalP(1-26)), with protein sequence MITVELRGLISGIIIIINASIQLCQAVDDVSGLPPSFRDVANRLPAIQHTLEEALRRLVEEEDNTCTISAERYVGLYRMLESCRNKATAIQNILQSVSPDANTSLIKRCAMAMKAISLANRVEGLMQNILHDLQVLAADNAVHRNSKSQIKCPYAVLFRAGGIR encoded by the coding sequence ATGATCACCGTCGAGCTTAGGGGCCTTATATcaggcatcatcatcatcatcaacgcctCTATACAATTATGTCAAGCCGTTGACGACGTATCAGGCTTGCCGCCGTCGTTTCGCGACGTGGCCAATCGCCTCCCCGCAATCCAACACACGCTGGAGGAAGCACTTCGGAGGTtggttgaagaggaagacaaTACATGTACAATATCGGCTGAGCGATACGTTGGGCTATATCGgatgctggagagctgcCGCAACAAGGCAACTGCTATCCAAAACATTCTGCAAAGTGTTAGTCCTGATGCCAATACCTCGCTCATCAAGCGCTGtgcaatggcgatgaaggcCATCTCCCTTGCGAATAGAGTCGAGGGCTTGATGCAGAACATTCTTCACGACCTTCAAGTGCTGGCGGCGGATAACGCCGTGCATAGAAATTCCAAGTCGCAGATCAAGTGCCCATATGCAGTGCTCTTCAGAGCTGGAGGCATTAGATGA
- a CDS encoding uncharacterized protein (EggNog:ENOG41): MSVAPPSQGLGSNFNYFLADGGNAITGLNVEITFAEPLISTENGFGFQLNGYAQELAGAPSTTPNWQQYVVFSQPGDKTLYGIIDNWSGTVPAGTYAQIINDESTITTLPKANQIPAGAVINIVPTFSSSNVITGITYIYTPPGGQAVSSSVTLTSLDVYDSNKRITSAYESPISALTLNIVGDYNGNDGVFSSGSGTIVYTAAQPLTVLTNEPSYTAFQDGTGETANTVYGKLPASNSKTITQTWGIDTSGRPNVGPAVGVKLPLPPSAKKIQQDQ, from the exons ATGTCTGTGGCACCCCCTTCACAaggccttggcagcaactTCAACTACTTCCTTGCGGATGGAGGTAATGCCATTACTGGCCTCAACGTTGAGATCACCTTTGCCGAGCCTCTGATCTCTACCGAAAACGGTTTTGGTTTCCAGCTCAACGGTTATGCCC AGGAGCTTGCCGGCGCCCCAAGCACCACTCCCAACTGGCAGCAATATGTAGTCTTCTCCCAGCCCGGCGACAAGACTCTCTACGGTATCATTGACAACTGGTCCGGCACCGTTCCTGCCGGCACCTATGCCCAAATCATCAACGACGAgtccaccatcaccaccctgCCCAAGGCCAACCAGATCCCcgccggcgccgtcatcaaCATTGTCCCTACCTTCAGCTCTAGCAACGTCATCACCGGAATCACCTACATCTACACTCCTCCCGGCGGCCAAGCCGTTTCCAGCTCCGTTACTCTGACCAGCCTTGACGTCTACGACTCCAACAAGAGAATCACTTCTGCCTACGAATCTCCCATTTCTGCATTGACACTCAACATCGTCGGCGACTACAACGGAAACGATGGCGTCTTcagctctggctctggcacCATCGTCTACACTGCCGCTCAACCTCTGACTGTCCTGACCAACGAGCCGAGCTACACCGCGTTCCAGGACGGAACTGGTGAGACAGCCAACACTGTTTACGGCAAGCTGCCTGCGTCAAACAGCAAGACCATCACTCAGACCTGGGGCATTGACACATCCGGACGACCCAATGTCGGCCCTGCTGTTGGCGTCAAGCTGCCACTTCCCCCCAGCGCCAAG AAGATCCAGCAAGACCAGTAA
- a CDS encoding uncharacterized protein (BUSCO:EOG092D0OVH~TransMembrane:1 (o531-548i)) encodes MCSHHREESDRENTPQLPVDAQDDVLPRDIPHRTTFYDSVVERQMSQADAKLFYQRSQLDDSRSSVAGEPAPSASYNDPVAALATGSGLEHDEDTELPGSFGKSPRAGVDSVRIAAEASRGISNNFLDSQPQVTAELSSISKSIEDIIALRQKYLALSLQRPEDDPKNSPDWEIYPYGDESGDDFDMEHCMPLPPNDDSMTYKLSDGGVYEIFQNDDSQALAFSAPTIRQFYMDLDSILLASSDGPSKSFAFRRLQYLEGKFNLYALLNEYQETADSKKVPHRDFYNVRKVDTHVHHSASMNQKHLLRFIKSRMKKNPDEVVLFRDGKHLTLAEVFASINLTAYDLSIDTLDMHAHTDSFHRFDKFNLKYNPIGESRLREIFLKTDNLIKGRYLAELTKEVISDLEASKYQMAEWRLSIYGRSLDEWDKLAAWVVDNKLFSQNVRWLIQVPRLYDVYKDNGLMESFEQIVTNVFQPLFEVTKDPSSHPKLHIFLQRVVGIDTVDDESKIERRLYRKFPVPREWSTKQNPPYNYWIYYLFSNIASLNFLRKKRGFNTLILRPHCAEAGDPEHLAAATLCCHSISHGVLLRKVPLLQYVFYLEQIGVAMSPLSNNALFLSYDRNPFPQYFKRGLNVSLSTDDPLQFAFTKEPLMEEYAVAAQIYKLSPTDMCELAKNSVLQSGYEAAVKRHWLGPCFDKPGKEGNTMAKTNVPDRREEFRYHTLLTEREVLSRYAAFNTNAEQRNAKSDLTAQTPSGNLPSSSATEPASSITSPTSTSEQGLPPRSTSNSVADAHISGSDPMIFPGIWSRDPSRRNLTKMDSWGVQSTELPTSPDTE; translated from the exons ATGTGTTCTCACcacagagaagagagtgatAGAGAGAATACCCCTCAGTTGCCGGTAGATGCTCAAGATGACGTGCTTCCAAGAGATATTCCTCATCGCACCACCTTTTACGACTCTGTCGTTGAGCGGCAAATGTCCCAGGCAGATGCCAAGCTCTTTTACCAGCGCAGCCAGCTGGATGACTCTCGGAGTTCGGTAGCCGGTGAACCGGCGCCGTCAGCCTCGTACAACGACCCGGTTGCAGCTTTGGCAACAGGATCGGGACTCGAGCATGACGAGGATACTGAACTTCCAGGCTCTTTTGGAAAGAGTCCCAGAGCTGGTGTAGACAGCGTGAGAATCGCAGCTGAAGCTAGCAGAGGAATCTCCAACAACTTCCTGGACTCTCAGCCACAAGTGACGGCAGAGCTAAGCTCAATCTCCAAGAGCATAGAAGACATCATCGCTCTGAGACAAAAGTACTTGGCTCTCTCGCTGCAACGGCCTGAAGATGACCCGAAGAACAGTCCTGACTGGGAGATTTATCCGTACGGCGATGAATCAGGAGACGATTTCGACATGGAGCATTGCATGCCACTGCCACCCAACGACGATAGCATGACATATAAGCTCAGCGACGGTGGAGTTTATGAAATCTTTCAGAATGATGATTCCCAGGCGCTCGCTTTCTCAGCCCCAACTATTCGACAGTTTTACATGGATCTTGACAGTATCCTGCTTGCCTCCTCGGACGGGCCAAGCAAAAGTTTTGCCTTTCGCCGCCTTCAATACTTGGAAGGCAAATTTAACTTGTACGCGCTCCTTAACGAGTATCAGGAAACCGCGGATAGCAAAAAGGTTCCTCACCGAGACTTTTACAATGTCCGAAAGGTAGACACCCACGTCCACCACTCGGCGTCTATGAATCAGAAGCACCTGTTGCGCTTCATCAAGAGccggatgaagaagaatccTGACGAGGTTGTTCTATTTCGTGACGGGAAACATTTGACGCTTGCGGAGGTTTTTGCCAGTATCAATCTCACAGCTTACGACTTGAGCATTGATACGCTGGATATGCAC GCCCACACAGATTCCTTCCACCGGTTCGACAAGTTCAACTTGAAATACAACCCAATTGGAGAATCCCGGCTTCGAGAGATTTTCTTAAAGACGGATAACCTCATCAAGGGCAGGTATCTAGCTGAACTCACTAAAGAGGTTATTTCGGATCTTGAAGCCAGCAAGTACCAAATGGCCGAGTGGCGTCTTTCGATTTACGGCAGGTCTCTCGATGAGTGGGATAAACTGGCAGCTTGGGTTGTTGACAATAAGCTGTTCTCACAAAATGTCCGCTGGCTCATCCAGGTTCCTCGTCTATACGATGTGTACAAAGATAACGGCCTGATGGAGTCGTTTGAACAAATTGTGACCAACGTCTTCCAGCCACTCTTTGAAGTTACCAAAGACCCCTCCAGCCACCCAAAGCTGCACATCTTCCTTCAACGCGTCGTCGGTATCGATACCGTTGATGATGAAAGCAAGATTGAGAGAAGGCTGTACAGGAAGTTTCCCGTCCCAAGAGAATGGTCCACGAAGCAAAATCCGCCATACAACTATTGGATTTACTACCTCTTCTCCAACATAGCGTCTCTCAACTTCCTGCGCAAGAAGCGAGGCTTCAACACTCTCATCTTGCGACCGCACTGTGCCGAAGCTGGAGATCCAGAGCACTTGGCGGCTGCGACGCTTTGCTGCCACAGCATTAGCCACGGAGTCTTGCTTCGCAAAGTCCCATTGCTGCAGTATGTGTTTTACCTGGAGCAGATTGGAGTTGCCATGTCTCCACTGAGCAACAACGCACTCTTCTTATCATATGATCGCAATCCGTTCCCGCAGTACTTTAAACGAGGCCTCAACGTGTCTCTCTCAACTGACGACCCACTGCAATTTGCATTTACCAAGGAGCCTTTGATGGAGGAATACGCAGTTGCCGCTCAGATCTATAAGCTTAGCCCAACAGACATGTgtgagctggccaagaactCGGTCCTGCAGAGTGGCTACGAGGCGGCTGTTAAACGCCATTGGCTGGGCCCCTGCTTTGACAAGCCAGGCAAGGAAGGAAACACTATGGCCAAGACCAACGTCCCTGATAGGAGGGAGGAATTCAGATATCACACGCTGCTTACAGAGCGGGAGGT ATTGAGTCGATACGCTGCGTTCAACACCAATGCTGAACAGAGAAACGCCAAGAGTGACTTGACAGCACAGACACCAAGCGGAAATCTACCGTCTTCAAGCGCCACAGAACCTGCATCAAGCATCACGTCTCCGACTTCTACATCTGAACAAGGGCTACCTCCCCGAAGCACTTCCAACTCAGTTGCCGATGCGCACATCTCGGGCAGCGATCCGATGATATTCCCCGGCATCTGGAGCCGGGATCCCAGCCGGCGCAATCTAACCAAGATGGACAGCTGGGGCGTTCAGTCCACTGAGCTGCCTACTAGTCCAGACACTGAATAA
- a CDS encoding uncharacterized protein (EggNog:ENOG41) codes for MEYEPIQGLPGGDHIRILSLAPSANLSDPIHVELSVVKLADKPAFNALSYVWGTSTEKLSITCNGKQFDVTENLDSALRHLRSEDNERIFWIDAICINQKDDLERGYQVSLMKDIYRMASLVVIWLGEADADSDLVFPLCEKMIETRLDLLKDLDSGLDVVMGPNRKEVLEKMMRDAKKRNAEKAREEAKLENVSETASDDASLALQTPEVDDHVADAGDEEVDVSDASDEEISAFLRLIARPWFTRCWVLQEVCLAKEAILVCGTQAIDWDLFYIGFTITIFMSEKGLRGRPEQLFRTALILIGTLRPKLNDASSPYEGAGLLWLLRRVMSLNATDAHDKIYSILGLLGEEESLELNIVPDYTQSVAECYQKTSLLIMSQMKNLDILFTDRNFNSTLDVPSWVVDWRNLPAPSPVSLDPHSHDTKGEEEKQPFSASLSTQWAPMTGPDAKTLMLSGYEFDEIIQVEDILTVPAMDHNDIATMGSSISNLTGFMKRLFLGLGSYFDILVQWETLAMPKKHSKYPTGEDAETVFAMTMCTGSIDSPELALQRFRKWRKTLRGPRKMAFLKNLGINGGFYKTMVAAVGIGSGFNVAEDRVYATATETTLWRRLARTKKGYLAVIPSQTVVGDHIALYKGGRMPFIVRRIGQGDRRELIGPCYVHGIMYGEGWDETLCNDVGIL; via the exons ATGGAGTATGAACCCATCCAGGGTCTGCCAGGCGGCGACCACATTCGAATTTTGAGCCTAGCTCCGAGCGCAAACTTGTCTGATCCGATTCACGTCGAGTTGTCAGTTGTCAAGCTGGCAGACAAGCCAGCTTTCAACGCTCTTTCATATGTATGGGGAACTAGCACTGAAAAA CTGTCAATCACCTGCAACGGGAAACAATTTGATGTTACTGAAAATCTGGATTCCGCTTTGCGCCACCTGCGCAGCGAAGACAACGAGAGGATATTCTGGATTGACGCCATTTGTATCAATCAGAAAGATGATTTAGAGCGTGGTTATCAGGTCAGCCTCATGAAGGACATTTATCGCATGGCGAGTCTCGTTGTTATCTGGTTAGGAGAGGCCGATGCGGACAGCGACCTAGTTTTCCCACTAtgcgagaagatgattgAAACTAGACTGGACCTGCTAAAAGACTTGGACTCTGGGCTCGATGTCGTAATGGGCCCGAACCGAAAAGAGGTTTtagaaaagatgatgagagatgCAAAAAAGCGGAATGCAGAGAAGGCAagggaagaagcaaaactTGAAAACGTCTCGGAGACAGCCTCCGATGATGCCAGCCTAGCCCTACAGACGCCTGAGGTTGATGACCATGTTGCCGACGCAGGAGATGAGGAAGTCGACGTATCTGATGCTAGCGACGAAGAAATTTCTGCCTTCTTGCGACTGATTGCTCGCCCGTGGTTTACTCGATGCTGGGTTCTCCAAGAAGTCTGCCTTGCAAAAGAGGCGATTTTAGTGTGTGGCACCCAGGCAATCGACTGGGATCTATTCTATATTGGCTTCACTATCACCATTTTTATGAGTGAAAAGGGACTCCGAGGCAGGCCAGAGCAGCTCTTTCGAACAGCTTTGATACTAATTGGCACCCTGCGGCCGAAATTAAACGATGCGAGTTCACCTTACGAAGGCGCCGGTCTTTTATGGCTCTTGAGAAGGGTAATGTCACTGAATGCGACAGATGCCCACGATAAAATTTATTCCATCCTAGGCCTTCTTGGCGAGGAAGAGTCTCTCGAGTTAAATATAGTGCCCGACTATACTCAATCGGTTGCAGAATGCTACCAGAAGACCTCGCTACTCATTATGTCTCAGATGAAGAATTTGGACATTCTCTTTACAGATCGCAATTTTAACTCTACGCTGGACGTACCATCTTGGGTCGTAGATTGGAGAAATTTGCCAGCCCCTAGCCCCGTATCTCTAGATCCGCATTCACACGATaccaaaggagaagaggaaaagcaacCATTCAGCGCTTCGCTTTCTACCCAATGGGCGCCGATGACCGGCCCCGACGCGAAAACTCTGATGCTATCTGGATACGAATTTGATGAAATAATACAAGTGGAAGATATTCTTACAGTTCCCGCTATGGATCACAACGATATTGCGACAATGGGAAGCTCTATATCAAATCTCACAGGCTTCATGAAAAGGCTatttctcggccttggctcATATTTTGACATCTTGGTTCAATGGGAGACTCTAGCCATGCCTAAAAAACACTCAAAGTACCCAACTGGCGAAGACGCAGAAACTGTATTTGCCATGACAATGTGCACCGGAAGTATAGATTCGCCTGAGCTGGCGCTTCAAAGATTTCGAAAGTGGCGCAAAACGCTTCGAGGACCTCGGAAGATGGCTTTCCTCAAGAATCTCGGCATCAATGGCGGCTTTTACAAGACAATGGTTGCGGCCGTGGGGATAGGCTCGGGGTTCAACGTTGCTGAAGACAGGGTGTATGCCACAGCAACGGAGACGACGCTATGGCGACGGTTGGCGAGGACTAAGAAGGGGTATTTGGCGGTTATTCCCAGCCAAACTGTTGTTGGCGACCATATTGCTTTATACAAAGGTGGTAGAATGCCGTTTATTGTTCGTCGAATAGGGCAAGGTGACAGGAGAGAGCTTATAGGACCGTGCTATGTTCATGGCATCATGTATGGCGAAGGGTGGGATGAGACGCTGTGCAACGACGTGGGAATTCTGTAA
- a CDS encoding uncharacterized protein (EggNog:ENOG41), whose amino-acid sequence MANRIEFINLSYPSQGSSSTLRRRAYSHAARVNHARVKLARESTSQINDKEPHAPSTEEIKAGTTTEAKEVPVLLPEPIDPLTSSRRDPFGCFVRPLSQLEHYLFDHYANVVTTQYDSQCVILRDTSFHHHQLRTSWIQMAISYVGLLHYALQFSCNNIGESHHFVQYAALATQYKILCISAIKEAVGARDCSVRGPVVATIISLALDELRTGNITASRQHVRALAKMVQFSGGLQSLGMDGLLKHIFEKLAYDMGLLVDDETSPSTLMDFVNQGGINMSSAFGSAATY is encoded by the exons ATGGCAAACAGAATTGAATTCATCAACCTATCGTATCCCTCGCAGGGATCTTCCTCAACCTTACGGCGACGGGCTTACTCACATGCCGCTCGAGTAAACCATGCTAGAGTGAAGCTTGCCCGGGAATCGACCAGCCAGATCAACGATAAAGAACCACACGCTCCGTCTACAGAGGAGATTAAGGCTGGTACAACAAcggaagcaaaagaagtcCCGGTACTACTTCCCGAACCCATCGACCCGCTTACATCAAGCCGGAGAGATCCCTTTGGGTGCTTTGTGAGGCCACTTTCACAGTTGGAGCACTACCTCTTTGACCACT ATGCAAACGTTGTCACTACCCAGTATGACTCCCAGTGTGTGATACTCAGAGATACGAGCtttcaccaccaccagcttaGGACAAGCTGGATTCAGATGGCTATATCATATGTGGGCCTATTACACTACGCCTTGCAATTTTCGTGCAACAATATTGGTGAAAGCCATCATTTCGTACAATACGCTGCTTTAGCGACGCAGTATAAAATTCTGTGTATAAGTGCTATCAAAGAGGCTGTTGGCGCACGAGATTGCTCCGTGAGGGGCCCGGTAGTTGCTACAATAATATCCCTAGCTCTAGACGAG CTTCGAACGGGAAATATTACTGCATCCAGGCAGCATGTGCGTGCACTTGCCAAAATGGTACAATTTTCCGGAGGGCTACAGTCCCTTGGGATGGATGGGCTGCTGAAGCATATTTTTGAGAAGTTGGCCTATGATATGGGGCTGCTTGTAGACGACGAAACAAGTCCTTCGACGCTGATGGATTTCGTCAATCAAGGAGGCATCAATATGTCCAGTGCTTTTGGATCAGCTGCGACCTACTAA